From the genome of Scytonema hofmannii PCC 7110, one region includes:
- a CDS encoding IS5 family transposase encodes MYRKQGQTSIPTENFELPFEGKLSEDNRWVMMAAFIPWTEFEEEYSSFFSVEMGAPAKSFRMALGALIIKEKLGISDRETVEQIKENPYLQYFIGMSYYSNEAPFDASMLVHFRERISVELVNKVNQEMVKKMLEATSSKLSEKKTESPEEEGETPKNRGKLIIDATCAPGDISYPTDLELLNQARKQTEKIIDLLYEQTLGQLEKKPRTYRERARKDYLAVAKKRRVSQKDRRKAIRKQLQYIKRNLSHIEQLIISGASLEDLSHRQYKMLLVVAEVYRQQLWLYENKKQSIDDRIVSLTQPHIRPIVRGKAGKSVEFGAKLSASCFEGYIFLDHISWDNFNESGDLKAQVEAFKNYTGYYPESVHVDKIYRTRENRAWCKERGIIMSGPPLGRPPANVSKEKKKQDLESERIRNCIEGKFGQGKRRFSLNRVMTKLAHTSETAIAITFLVMNLSTQLSRLFYAFLCLFFKTTPFSPFTIIENNQSLNHR; translated from the coding sequence ATGTACCGAAAACAGGGACAAACTTCAATCCCAACTGAAAACTTTGAACTCCCGTTCGAGGGCAAGTTATCAGAAGATAATCGTTGGGTAATGATGGCTGCTTTCATTCCTTGGACAGAATTTGAAGAAGAATATTCTTCATTTTTCTCAGTAGAGATGGGAGCACCTGCCAAATCTTTTCGGATGGCATTAGGGGCATTAATAATCAAAGAAAAGTTGGGGATAAGCGATAGAGAAACAGTAGAGCAAATTAAAGAAAATCCTTATCTACAGTACTTTATAGGAATGTCATATTATAGTAATGAAGCTCCATTTGATGCATCAATGTTGGTACATTTTCGGGAAAGAATTAGTGTGGAGCTTGTTAACAAAGTGAATCAAGAAATGGTGAAGAAGATGCTAGAAGCAACATCTTCTAAACTATCTGAAAAAAAAACAGAATCACCAGAAGAAGAAGGTGAGACACCCAAAAATCGGGGAAAATTAATAATAGATGCAACTTGTGCTCCGGGTGATATCAGCTATCCGACAGATTTAGAGCTACTCAATCAAGCAAGAAAACAGACAGAGAAAATTATAGACTTACTTTACGAACAGACTTTGGGTCAATTAGAGAAAAAACCAAGAACCTATAGAGAGAGGGCTAGAAAGGATTATCTAGCAGTCGCTAAAAAACGTCGCGTTTCCCAAAAAGACAGGAGAAAAGCAATTAGAAAACAACTTCAATATATCAAAAGAAACTTATCTCATATTGAACAGCTAATTATTTCAGGAGCCTCTCTGGAAGATTTAAGTCACAGACAATATAAGATGTTGCTTGTAGTTGCAGAAGTCTACCGTCAACAACTCTGGTTGTATGAAAATAAAAAACAGAGTATTGACGACCGCATTGTCAGTTTAACCCAACCACATATCCGTCCAATTGTCCGAGGGAAAGCTGGTAAATCGGTAGAATTTGGGGCAAAATTGTCTGCTAGTTGCTTTGAAGGATATATATTTTTAGACCATATAAGTTGGGATAATTTTAATGAATCAGGAGACTTAAAAGCTCAAGTAGAAGCCTTTAAAAATTACACAGGGTACTATCCAGAATCTGTTCATGTTGATAAAATTTATCGCACAAGAGAGAACCGAGCTTGGTGTAAAGAAAGAGGTATTATAATGAGCGGACCTCCTTTAGGAAGACCCCCAGCTAATGTTAGTAAAGAAAAAAAGAAACAAGATTTAGAATCTGAGAGAATTCGTAATTGTATTGAGGGAAAATTTGGACAGGGGAAAAGAAGATTTAGCCTCAATCGCGTGATGACGAAACTTGCTCATACTTCTGAAACTGCAATTGCTATTACTTTTTTAGTGATGAATCTTTCTACTCAGCTCTCGCGGCTATTTTATGCTTTTTTATGTCTATTTTTTAAAACTACACCTTTTTCCCCATTTACTATTATTGAAAATAATCAGTCCTTAAATCATAGATAG
- a CDS encoding beta strand repeat-containing protein codes for YKGANGNGGNIILTTGSVSLTNGVQLSASTFGKGDAGSVLVQAKDSVSVAGNSYIFSTVESQGVGKGGDVNISAATLSLKDGAQLGTFVREASSNQTAGQGQAGNVNVNVTGEVTITGRKNGASGIFSTLGTGAIGKAGNINVTSGSVSLTDGAQLSASTFGKGDAGSVLVQAKDSVSVAGNSYIFSTVESQGVGKGGDVNISAATLSLKDGAQLGTFVREASSNQTAGQGQAGNVNVNVTGEVTITGRKNGASGIFSTLETGAIGKAGNINVTSGSVSLTDGARLTASTSGKGDAGSILVQAKDSVSVADSIIFSIVESQGVGKGGDVNINGATLSLKNGAQLSTSVREASSNQTAGQGQAGNVNVNVTGEVTIAGRKNGSSSGIFSFLGSGAIGKGGNINVTSDSVSLTDGAVLIASTFGKGDAGSVLVQAKDSVSVAGNSSIFSDVESQGVGKGGDINIRAATLSLKDGAQLSTSVRAASSNQPPREAQAGNVNVNVTGSVTIAGRKNGFSSGIFSFLGSGAIGKGGNINVTSDSVSLTDGARLSASTSGQGDAGSVLVQAKDSVSAADSTISSTVENGAVGKGGDVNISAATLSLKDGAQLGTFVRGASSNQTGGQGQAGNVNVNVTGAVTIAGRKNGASGIFSYLGTGAIGKGGNINVTSGSVSLTDGAQLSASTFGKGDAGSVLVQAKDSVSVAGNSYIFSRLGSGAIGKGGNINVTSGSVSLTDGAQLSASTSGQGDAGSILVQAKDSVSVGGNSIIFSIVGNGAVGKGGDVNINGATLSLKDGAQLGTFVREASSNQSAGQGQAGNANVNVTGAVTIAGGKNRASGIFSYLGSGAIGKGGNINVTSGSVSLTDGARLNASTSGQGDAGSVLVQAKDSVFVADSTIFSNVGSQAVGKGGDINISAATLFLKGGAQLSTSVLGSSSNPSLRQAQAGNVNVNVTGSVTIAGVKDGLPSGISSDLGSGASGKGGNINVTSGSVSLTDGARLTASTSGKGDAGSISVQAKDSVSVVNNSYIFSNVGNGAVGKGGDVNISAATLSLNDGAQVSTSVRGASSNQSAGQGQAGNVNVNVTGVVTIAGRKNGASGIFSNLGSGAIGKGGNINVTSGSVSLTDGAYLSTITSGKGDAGSVLVQAKDSVSAADSNIFSNVASQGVGKGGDININGATLSLKDGAQLSTSVLGASSNPSPKQGQAGNVNVNVTGAVTIAGVKERLPSGISTFLGSGAIGKGGNINLTSGSVSLTDGAVLIASTSGQGDAGSISVQAKDSVFVADSNIFSNVASQGVGKGGDININGATLFLKNDAQLSTRVSGASSNQSAGQGQAGNVNVNVTGAVTIAGVKNGDRSGIFSTLGSGAIGQGGNINVTSGSVSLTDGARLIASTFGKGDAGSVLVQAKDSVSVAGNSYIFSNVESQGVGKGGDVNISAATLSLKDGAQLSTSVREASFNRIAGQGQAGNVNVNVTGAVTIAGENNGASGIFSYLGSGAIGKGGNINVTSGSVSLTDDAQLSASTSGKGDAGSVLVQAKDSVSAASNSYIFTSVESQGVGKGGDINISAATLSLKDGAELGTFVRQASFNQSAGQGQAGNVNVNVTGAVTIAGRKNGASGIVSTLGSGAIGKGGNINITSGSVSLTDGAQLTASTSGKGDAGKIQINATDYVNVSGFSAIANPEAVSGLFVRSLSSGAAGDIEVTAPQIRLDNSATFIAESASGNGGNITLQVRDLLLLRRGSQISTTAGTARLGGDGGNISINSKYIIAIPEEDSNITANAFQGRGGNVQINSQGIFGIESRPRRTEKSDITASSDLGVAGAVNLIAPDNNAIVNRAC; via the coding sequence TATAAAGGCGCAAATGGCAATGGGGGTAACATTATTCTCACCACTGGCTCAGTTTCCTTAACTAATGGTGTTCAATTAAGTGCCAGCACTTTTGGAAAAGGGGATGCAGGCAGTGTGTTGGTGCAAGCAAAGGATTCTGTGTCTGTTGCTGGTAACAGTTACATCTTCAGCACTGTGGAATCACAGGGTGTGGGCAAAGGTGGCGACGTCAACATCAGTGCGGCAACACTGTCCCTCAAGGATGGCGCTCAACTAGGAACCTTTGTTCGTGAAGCATCTTCCAACCAGACTGCCGGACAAGGTCAGGCAGGGAATGTCAACGTCAATGTCACAGGAGAGGTAACGATTACTGGGAGGAAGAATGGAGCTAGTGGTATTTTCAGCACCTTGGGAACTGGGGCGATTGGTAAAGCGGGAAACATTAATGTCACCAGTGGCTCAGTTTCCTTAACTGATGGTGCTCAATTGAGTGCCAGCACTTTTGGAAAAGGGGATGCAGGCAGTGTGTTGGTGCAAGCAAAGGATTCTGTGTCTGTTGCTGGTAACAGTTACATCTTCAGCACTGTGGAATCACAGGGTGTGGGCAAAGGTGGCGACGTCAACATCAGTGCGGCAACACTGTCCCTCAAGGATGGCGCTCAACTAGGAACCTTTGTTCGTGAAGCATCTTCCAACCAGACTGCCGGACAAGGTCAGGCAGGGAATGTCAACGTCAATGTCACAGGAGAGGTAACGATTACTGGGAGGAAGAATGGAGCTAGTGGTATTTTCAGCACCTTGGAAACTGGGGCGATTGGTAAAGCGGGAAACATTAATGTCACCAGTGGCTCAGTTTCCTTAACTGATGGTGCTCGACTAACTGCCAGCACCTCTGGAAAAGGGGATGCAGGCAGTATATTGGTGCAAGCAAAGGATTCTGTGTCTGTTGCTGACAGTATCATTTTCAGCATTGTGGAATCACAGGGTGTGGGCAAAGGTGGCGACGTCAACATCAATGGGGCAACACTGTCCCTCAAGAATGGCGCTCAACTGTCAACCAGTGTTCGTGAAGCATCTTCCAACCAGACTGCCGGACAAGGTCAGGCAGGAAATGTCAACGTGAATGTCACAGGAGAGGTGACGATTGCTGGGAGGAAGAACGGTTCCAGCAGTGGTATTTTCAGCTTTTTGGGAAGTGGGGCGATTGGTAAAGGGGGAAATATTAATGTCACATCTGACTCAGTTTCCTTAACTGATGGCGCTGTACTAATTGCCAGCACTTTTGGAAAAGGGGATGCAGGCAGTGTGTTGGTGCAAGCAAAGGATTCTGTGTCTGTTGCTGGTAACAGTTCCATCTTCAGCGATGTGGAATCACAGGGTGTGGGCAAAGGTGGCGATATCAACATCCGTGCAGCAACACTGTCCCTTAAGGATGGCGCTCAACTGTCAACCAGTGTTCGTGCAGCATCTTCTAACCAACCACCCAGAGAAGCTCAGGCAGGAAATGTCAACGTCAATGTCACAGGATCGGTGACGATTGCTGGGAGGAAGAACGGTTTCAGTAGTGGCATTTTCAGCTTTTTGGGAAGTGGGGCGATTGGTAAAGGGGGAAATATTAATGTCACATCTGACTCAGTTTCCTTAACTGATGGTGCTCGATTGAGTGCCAGCACTTCTGGACAAGGGGATGCAGGTAGTGTGTTGGTGCAAGCAAAGGATTCTGTGTCTGCTGCTGACAGTACCATCTCCAGCACTGTGGAAAATGGAGCAGTGGGCAAAGGTGGCGACGTCAACATCAGTGCGGCAACACTGTCCCTCAAGGATGGCGCTCAACTAGGAACCTTTGTTCGTGGAGCATCTTCCAACCAGACTGGCGGACAAGGTCAAGCGGGGAATGTCAACGTCAATGTCACAGGAGCGGTGACGATTGCTGGGAGGAAGAATGGAGCTAGTGGTATTTTCAGCTATTTGGGAACTGGGGCAATTGGTAAAGGGGGAAACATTAATGTGACATCTGGCTCAGTTTCCTTAACTGATGGTGCTCAATTGAGTGCCAGCACCTTTGGAAAAGGGGATGCAGGCAGTGTGTTGGTGCAAGCAAAGGATTCTGTGTCTGTTGCTGGTAACAGTTATATCTTCAGCAGATTGGGAAGTGGGGCAATTGGTAAAGGGGGAAACATTAATGTGACATCCGGCTCAGTTTCTTTAACTGATGGCGCTCAATTGAGTGCCAGCACCTCTGGGCAAGGAGATGCAGGCAGTATATTGGTGCAAGCAAAGGATTCTGTATCTGTTGGTGGTAACAGTATCATCTTTAGCATTGTGGGAAATGGAGCAGTAGGCAAAGGTGGCGATGTCAACATCAATGGAGCAACACTGTCCCTTAAGGATGGCGCTCAACTAGGAACCTTTGTTCGTGAAGCATCTTCCAACCAGAGTGCCGGACAAGGTCAGGCGGGGAATGCCAACGTGAATGTCACAGGCGCGGTGACGATTGCTGGAGGGAAGAACAGAGCTAGTGGTATTTTCAGCTATTTGGGAAGTGGGGCGATTGGTAAAGGGGGAAACATTAATGTGACATCTGGCTCAGTTTCCTTAACTGATGGCGCTCGACTAAATGCCAGCACCTCTGGACAAGGGGATGCAGGCAGTGTGTTGGTGCAAGCAAAGGATTCTGTGTTTGTCGCTGACAGTACCATCTTCAGCAATGTGGGATCGCAGGCTGTGGGCAAAGGTGGCGATATCAACATCAGTGCGGCAACACTATTCCTTAAGGGTGGCGCTCAACTGTCAACCAGTGTTCTTGGATCATCTTCCAACCCGTCACTCAGACAAGCTCAGGCGGGAAATGTCAACGTGAATGTCACAGGATCGGTGACGATTGCTGGGGTTAAAGACGGACTCCCTAGTGGTATTTCCAGCGATTTGGGAAGTGGGGCAAGTGGTAAAGGGGGAAACATTAATGTCACATCTGGCTCAGTTTCCTTAACTGATGGCGCTCGACTAACTGCCAGCACTTCTGGAAAAGGGGATGCAGGTAGTATATCGGTGCAAGCAAAGGATTCTGTTTCTGTCGTTAATAACAGTTACATCTTTAGCAATGTGGGAAATGGAGCAGTGGGCAAAGGTGGCGACGTGAATATTAGTGCAGCAACACTGTCCCTCAACGATGGTGCTCAAGTGTCAACCAGTGTTCGTGGAGCATCTTCCAACCAGAGTGCCGGACAAGGTCAGGCGGGGAATGTCAACGTCAATGTCACAGGAGTGGTGACGATTGCTGGGAGGAAGAATGGAGCTAGTGGTATTTTCAGCAATTTGGGAAGTGGGGCGATTGGTAAAGGGGGAAACATTAATGTCACATCTGGCTCAGTTTCTTTAACTGATGGTGCTTATTTGAGTACCATCACTTCTGGAAAAGGGGATGCAGGCAGTGTGTTGGTGCAAGCAAAGGATTCTGTGTCTGCTGCTGACAGTAACATCTTCAGCAATGTGGCATCACAGGGTGTGGGCAAAGGTGGCGACATCAACATCAATGGGGCAACACTGTCCCTCAAGGATGGCGCTCAACTGTCAACCAGTGTTCTTGGAGCATCTTCCAACCCGTCACCCAAACAAGGTCAGGCAGGGAATGTCAACGTCAATGTCACAGGCGCGGTGACGATTGCTGGAGTGAAGGAAAGACTCCCTAGTGGTATTTCTACCTTTTTGGGAAGTGGGGCGATTGGTAAAGGGGGAAACATTAATCTCACATCTGGCTCAGTTTCCTTAACTGATGGCGCTGTACTAATTGCCAGTACCTCTGGACAAGGGGATGCAGGTAGTATATCGGTGCAAGCAAAGGATTCTGTGTTTGTTGCTGACAGTAACATCTTCAGCAATGTGGCATCACAGGGTGTGGGTAAAGGTGGCGACATCAACATCAATGGAGCAACACTGTTCCTCAAGAATGACGCTCAACTGTCAACCAGGGTTAGTGGGGCATCTTCCAACCAAAGTGCCGGACAAGGTCAAGCGGGGAATGTCAACGTCAATGTCACAGGAGCGGTGACGATTGCTGGGGTTAAGAATGGGGATCGCAGTGGTATTTTCAGCACCTTGGGAAGTGGGGCGATTGGTCAAGGAGGAAACATTAATGTCACATCTGGCTCAGTTTCTTTAACTGATGGTGCTCGACTAATTGCCAGCACCTTTGGAAAAGGGGATGCAGGCAGTGTGTTGGTGCAAGCAAAGGATTCTGTGTCTGTTGCTGGTAACAGTTATATCTTCAGCAATGTGGAATCACAAGGTGTGGGCAAAGGTGGCGACGTCAACATTAGTGCGGCAACACTGTCCCTCAAGGATGGCGCTCAACTGTCAACCAGTGTTCGTGAAGCATCTTTCAACCGGATTGCCGGACAAGGTCAGGCGGGGAATGTCAACGTCAATGTCACAGGAGCGGTGACGATTGCTGGGGAGAACAATGGAGCTAGTGGTATTTTCAGCTATTTGGGAAGTGGGGCGATTGGTAAAGGGGGAAACATTAATGTCACATCTGGCTCAGTTTCTTTAACTGATGATGCTCAATTGAGTGCCAGCACCTCTGGAAAAGGGGATGCAGGCAGTGTGTTGGTGCAAGCAAAGGATTCTGTGTCTGCTGCTAGTAACAGTTACATCTTCACCAGTGTGGAATCACAAGGTGTGGGCAAAGGTGGCGACATCAACATCAGTGCTGCAACACTATCCCTCAAAGATGGTGCTGAACTAGGAACCTTTGTTCGTCAAGCATCTTTCAATCAGAGTGCCGGACAAGGTCAGGCGGGGAATGTCAACGTGAATGTCACAGGCGCGGTGACGATTGCTGGGAGGAAGAATGGAGCTAGTGGTATTGTCAGCACCTTGGGAAGTGGGGCAATTGGTAAAGGGGGAAACATTAACATTACATCTGGCTCAGTTTCTTTAACTGATGGCGCTCAACTAACTGCCAGTACCTCTGGAAAAGGAGATGCAGGAAAAATTCAAATCAACGCCACAGATTATGTCAATGTTTCTGGCTTCAGTGCGATCGCAAATCCTGAAGCTGTCAGTGGCTTGTTTGTTCGTTCTCTAAGTTCAGGAGCAGCAGGCGACATTGAAGTTACCGCACCCCAAATTCGTTTAGACAATAGCGCGACGTTCATTGCTGAATCTGCATCAGGTAACGGCGGCAATATCACACTACAAGTCAGAGACTTACTGCTTCTACGCCGTGGAAGTCAAATCTCTACGACTGCAGGAACTGCACGGCTGGGTGGTGATGGCGGTAACATCAGCATCAACTCGAAGTATATCATCGCTATTCCAGAAGAAGATAGCAATATCACCGCTAATGCTTTTCAAGGTAGAGGTGGTAACGTCCAAATAAATTCTCAAGGTATCTTTGGAATCGAGTCACGTCCAAGGCGAACTGAGAAAAGTGATATTACAGCCAGTTCTGACTTAGGCGTTGCAGGTGCTGTTAATCTCATTGCACCTGACAACAACGCTATTGTAAATAGGGCTTGCTGA
- a CDS encoding filamentous hemagglutinin N-terminal domain-containing protein, translating into MENAMFGISVRLNWFQSWGIAFIGTFVPFTNCALAQITPDGTLPNNSIININGNTLNITGGTQAGDNLFHSFKDFSVSTGSEAFFNNTVDIQNIISRVTGGSVSNIDGSIRTLGTTNLLLINPNGIVFGPNAQLNVDGSFLASTASNLKFADGFEFRTDGTQTTPLLTISVPRGLQFGANPGKIQVIGDGQGTRLTTDLIDTANALRLGANQTLALVGGDLELLGGTLKSTGGRIELGSVGSESLVGLVSVANGWTLDYGGVQNFRDIQLLQQATVDASGIGGGNVRVQGRQITLKQGSRIEASTLGFQSGGTLEVTGIESIQLDGSGGTYLTMLAAQVYKGANGNGGNIILTTGSVSLTNGVQLSASTFGKGDAGSVLVQAKDSVSVAGNSYIFSTVESQGVGKGGDVNISAATLSLKDGAQLGTFVREASSNQTAGQGQAGNVNVNVTGEVTITGRKNGASGIFSTL; encoded by the coding sequence ATGGAGAACGCGATGTTTGGGATATCTGTGCGTTTGAACTGGTTCCAAAGTTGGGGGATTGCTTTTATTGGTACATTTGTCCCATTCACCAATTGCGCTTTGGCTCAAATTACCCCAGACGGGACTTTACCAAATAATTCCATCATTAACATCAATGGCAACACCCTCAATATAACAGGTGGAACACAAGCAGGCGATAATTTGTTCCACAGTTTCAAAGATTTCTCTGTCTCTACTGGTAGTGAAGCTTTCTTTAACAATACGGTTGACATTCAAAACATCATTAGTAGGGTAACAGGTGGGTCAGTGTCTAATATTGATGGGTCAATCCGCACCTTAGGAACAACTAACCTGTTGCTGATTAATCCAAATGGCATTGTTTTTGGACCCAATGCTCAATTAAATGTTGACGGCTCTTTCTTAGCAAGTACGGCTAGTAATCTGAAATTTGCAGATGGCTTTGAGTTTAGGACAGACGGTACTCAAACAACACCATTGCTGACTATAAGTGTTCCAAGGGGTCTGCAATTTGGGGCAAATCCAGGAAAGATCCAAGTCATTGGCGATGGTCAAGGGACAAGGTTAACAACTGATTTAATTGATACAGCAAATGCGCTGCGGTTAGGAGCAAATCAAACTCTGGCATTGGTTGGTGGTGATTTAGAACTCTTGGGTGGAACCCTAAAGAGTACAGGTGGGCGAATTGAATTGGGTAGTGTGGGGTCAGAGAGCTTGGTTGGTCTCGTGTCGGTTGCGAACGGGTGGACTTTGGATTATGGCGGTGTGCAAAATTTTCGAGATATCCAACTCTTACAACAAGCAACTGTAGATGCAAGTGGAATCGGGGGTGGAAATGTTCGCGTACAAGGCAGACAAATCACCTTGAAACAAGGGTCTCGAATTGAAGCGAGTACTTTGGGGTTTCAGTCGGGAGGAACCTTGGAAGTCACGGGTATTGAATCGATTCAGCTTGATGGTTCAGGAGGCACTTATCTAACAATGCTAGCTGCTCAAGTCTATAAAGGCGCAAATGGCAATGGGGGTAACATTATTCTCACCACTGGCTCAGTTTCCTTAACTAATGGTGTTCAATTAAGTGCCAGCACTTTTGGAAAAGGGGATGCAGGCAGTGTGTTGGTGCAAGCAAAGGATTCTGTGTCTGTTGCTGGTAACAGTTACATCTTCAGCACTGTGGAATCACAGGGTGTGGGCAAAGGTGGCGACGTCAACATCAGTGCGGCAACACTGTCCCTCAAGGATGGCGCTCAACTAGGAACCTTTGTTCGTGAAGCATCTTCCAACCAGACTGCCGGACAAGGTCAGGCAGGGAATGTCAACGTCAATGTCACAGGAGAGGTAACGATTACTGGGAGGAAGAATGGAGCTAGTGGTATTTTCAGCACCTTGG